GTCGGGCATCGTGACCATGAGCGACATCATGGGCCAAATCGTCGGCAAGATCGATGACGAGTACCTGCATGACGACACCGACGAAGTGAAGAAAATCTCCGAGGGCCACTATCTCGTCGATGGATCGCTGCCGATCGACGAGTTGTCGGGGCTCATGGGCTTCGAGCCAGAAGAGGCCACCGATTGCGAAACGGCTGGCGGCCTTCTGTTCGATCTGTTCGGTCAGATTCCCGAGGTGGGGGATAAGGTGTCAACCGTTGACGGCACAACGAAGGTCGAGTTCACTGTGAAGAAGATGGACGTGCGCCGTATCGACAAGATCGACATGGTGGTCGAGCAGGTGCCTGAAGAAGACGGCACGGTCTCGGAATAGCCCACCGCCGAATCTAGCACCCGATCTTTTCGCCCAAGAATCGCTCGGCGTTGTGCCAGAGCATGTTTTCGAGTTCGTCATCAGAGAAGTCTATGCTTGCGAATGTGTTGTATTCCAAAACGGGATCCCACATGGGAAAGTCCGATCCGAACAGCACGCGATCGGTGCCATACAGGCGGCACAGCTCTTTCGTGCGGCGCGCGCCGAGCCAGAACATCGAACTCGACATATCGATGAAGCAGCGCTCCTCGCCGAGGAGGTCAAAGGCCACTTCGGGCATCGACCAGCCGCCGAAGTGAGCACCGTTGACAACGAGGTCGGGAAACGTGCGCAGAACGTTTTTGAGTCGTCTCGGATGAGAGAAATCGTGACGGTAATCGCCCATGTGGATGATGATGGGCAGGCGTCCCTCGATGATTTCGTACACGTTCATGAGCCGCGGGTCGTCGAGGTTTATTTCCTGCGTATCGGGGTGGATTTTCATGCCTTTGAGACCGAGGGCAATGGCTCGCTCGACCTCTTTCTCGGGGTCGGCATAGTCTTGGTGCATGGCCATAAAGCCTATGAATTCAGAATGGGCTTCGCATTCGCGCGCGATGAAATCATTGATGCTCTCGACTGAGCGTGCGTTGGTGGCGACCGAATGGACGACGAAGTTCGTGATGGGGGAGTGCTCCATCACGGAAAGCAGATGATCGGCCGTGCCCTGTCCGTACATGGTTGTATCGTAGAAGGCCCCGATCGCATCGACTGCCTTTGCAGCGATCTTTTCGGGGTAGATGTGCGCATGGATGTCGATGACGGTCATTGGTACCTCTGATTCGGTTGTACGTACCTATACTTACAACGCACCACGACAAACAAGAAGTCGGAAGCCGCTTCGGCCTCCGACTTGGAGTTTTGGTCGCGGGGACCGGATTTGAACCGATGACCTCCGGGTTATGAGCCCGGCGAGCTACCAGACTGCTCCACCCCGCACTATGGTGCCAACTTGCATCCATTCGATATATCAAGAACAGGAAAAGCGGCAAGAAGATATATTACTCCGCGAACCCCCTCTTGGCAACAACTGTTTTCTTCTCCATAAAATACACGAAATGATACGGCGCTGCGCACGCCATATCCGCAGTATGAACGCAGCAAAGCACCTCGCGGTCTCCCAGGCGGAGCCACGTCTTCGCGAGTTGTCTTTGCGACAAGCTGCCATGTGGGAGGTGCAAAACCGTTTTCGGATGCGTTCTTGCCGAGGGCATTTTCGTTGCAAGGAAGTACGGCGGGGCTGTTCTATCTTCAACTTCTATTTAAATATTACTTCTTGACTTGTATATACCCCCTGGCGTATTTTAGTCAAATGAGCTCCCCAGTTTGCGAGGAGCTTGATATAAGGAGTCATTACGTATGAGCGAGCAAGACGGTCAGAGCACGCAGAGCCTTCCAGTAGACAGCATCGAACCGAATAACCTCCCGCACCAGCCAAGTGGCGAGAACATCGCCGATGGCGTTGCGCGGGCGCAGGGTTTTGATGCTTCTCCTGATCCGGCACCTGCCGAACAGGCCTCCGTTACCGGAGCTTCTGATTCACATTCCACTGCAACAAACGGTGTTGCCGAAGCCACGAAGAAAACCGGCAAGATTCTCGGCATGTCCAAGCATGTGTTCGCTGGTCTCGTTGCCGTAGCCGTTGTAGCGATTGCCGTAACGGCCGGCGTGGTATTGACGCAACAACCGTCTGCGAATGACTGGTACGATTCGAACGCAGCGCAGGGCCAATTCGAAGGCAAGTCGAAAGAGGAGATCAAAGCCGCCTTGAACGAAGAGGTGGCGAAGGGCATGATGAACATCTCCATCGCCGCCGTCATCACGTTTCCCGACGGCGCTTCCGAGGGCGAGGCGCGTATCGAGAACATTGCTGCGAACCCCGTCGATCAGAAAGTAATCATAACGCTTGCCGATAGCGGCGAGACGGTCTACGAATCAGGCGCCCTTGCGCCCGATCAGCACATCCAGACTATTACGCTGCTACGCGACCTCGATCCTGGCGAATACGCCGCAGTAGCCACGTTCACCGGCTACGATCGCGAGACCCACAAGCAAACTGGCCAAGCGGCCGCCAATATAGTTTTGAACGTTGAAGGCTAGGATAACCTTCAATAGGAGGATAAGCAGAGCATGTCAGACAACGTAAGGGCACATCAGGAAAGGGAAAGACAATGGAGAAAACAGGACGTTTCACGTGCATCAAAAAAGGTTTGGTAGGAGTGTGCGCCGCAGCATTGCTGACAGGGCTTTGCGCGACGCCGGCGTTTGCGGCTCTGACGGAGGGCAATACTGCGACTACTGGCGGGGTTGGCACAAGCGAGGTTACGGTAAAATCCGATATTCAGATATCCGCTACGGTTCCTACGACCATCCCGTTGACGCTGAATTCCAGCGGGTTTACTGCCCCCACCTTTACTCTCGACAATACGACTGTCGGTTACGGTATTGCGCTCAAGTCGGTTCAAATCACCGACGTTGTGGATGGCAACGGATTAACCATCAAAGAGGACGATACCGCAATTACCGAGAAGAACCAGATACGTCTGACGGTGACCGACAAAACGAATACCGGCGATGTGAAGGCAGTTGTTAAATCGACAGCAGCTACCGATCTCGATTGGGCGATCGCAGGTGCTACCGATGCGAGTACTCCTGGAAACCTGAGTGTTGACATGACGGTTGAAAAAGGTGAGATCGATGGGACGTTCTTGAACAAGTATTCGACTGCGGCCACGAAAGCATTCGGGATCAAGTGGACGGTCGGTTTCTAATCGCGTCAACTACGCTTGAAAGGCTCGAGCTTCATTCATGACGAAGCCATCATCTGGCATAGTACGATTTCGCAAGGCCGCGCTCTTTGGGGGTGCGGCCTTGGCCCTTTGCTTGTCGCTGGTATTCGGTATGCTGCGGCCTGCTTCCTATTCGTTTGCGGCTTCGGAAACCGTTTCTGGCGAAGATCTTACTTCGTCAGAAACGGTTTCTGAAAAGGCGCCTGAGCCTGCAGAATTTGGCGGGCCCTTCGCTGCGCCGACGGCTCCTGCTGACGATGTGGACAACGTCGTCGTTGGGACGACCCCGACCGACCCCGCCACTCCCAATCCTGCCGATCCCCCTGCGGAGCCATCGGTTCCCGAATACGAGAAGGCCTGGTTCATCGGCGCAGACGAACCTTCGACGGTCGTGGCTGAACTGTGGGTTGACGGCACGTTTGTGGTCGATGGGGCGGGGGCGGTGCGTTCGTTCGACAACGCCGGGGACGTTCCTTGGCTCGCGGCGGGCGTGGCCGAAGATATCGAGCGCGTGATATTCGCCGATAAGGTTGAAGCCGAAAGTCTGGCTCACTGGTTCGAAGGCTGTTCGAACCTGAGCGAAATCGCAAACGTGCCAGCAACGACCAAAGACCTTACGCGCACGTTTTACGAGTGCCCGAACCTTGTCGAACTGCCGGACGAACTCGCGTTTGCCGACGACGCAATTCTCGAGGAATGCTTTGGGTTCGCCGAACCAAGCGAGGAACCGCTGGTCACGATCTACCGTGGTGCAAACAAGAACGTGCTCTCGTACGCATGGGAGGCCGATGGGCGCGTGCTCGTCAACCCCGATGCACCGCAGCCGCCGCTGGTTGATCAGCCGGAGGATCCCGAGGCTTCCACGGAAGAATCCGAGGGCGAGCAGGCGGGTGAATCGGCAGGAGAATTCGAGAACGAACCTGCGGACGGGCTCGAAGGCGAATCGACAGGCGGGTCTCAGGACGAGCCTGCGAACGATCCAGCGAACAAACCGTTGGGCGAACAGGCGAGCGATCCTGCAGAAGATACGGCGAGCGAACCGAATGAAGTTCCGTCGGTTGACGACGCAGAACCTAATCCGGCGACGTCGGCAGGGGAGGCGGTTAACGAACCCGACCCTGCGGCGCCAGCGGAACAAGCGGTTCCCGAACCTGATCTTGATTCCGAGTCAGCCTCATCCGAAGAACAAGCCGCCCAAATCAGTATCACCATTCCGTCATCGGTGTCGATGACGCTGGGCGAGGGCGGCCCGAACGCGGCCACCATCCCCGTCATGGCCGCGAATCACTCCGACCGCGTTGTGGCTCTTACCGGCGCGCGACTTAAGCGGGCGGATATGGATATGTCAGGCGGGGTGTGGGCGCTTACAACGGAAGACGGTGCGACGACGTTCGTGCAAAACGCTCGCTTCACGCCGCTCGGCCTCGAGGTGTCGTTCGATCAGCCGGTCGTTCTTGCAGCGGGGGACGGAGGTACCCAGCTCGTGTGGCATGGCACCTTCACCGATTACGGCATGAAAAAGCTGTTGAATGCCGTGGTTGCCGCAGGCGATGCCGGGTTTACCTACGGCTCCATGATCTGGATTGTGTCTGCTGTGTCTTGAAACTGCCATCCAGAATAGCGCAAAGCGTTGCTCTTCAGTTGAGCCTAGCCGAGCTCGCAAGCGAATCCGACTGCCCCCGCTTTCTCATTGCAACACC
Above is a genomic segment from Raoultibacter phocaeensis containing:
- a CDS encoding amidohydrolase family protein, producing MTVIDIHAHIYPEKIAAKAVDAIGAFYDTTMYGQGTADHLLSVMEHSPITNFVVHSVATNARSVESINDFIARECEAHSEFIGFMAMHQDYADPEKEVERAIALGLKGMKIHPDTQEINLDDPRLMNVYEIIEGRLPIIIHMGDYRHDFSHPRRLKNVLRTFPDLVVNGAHFGGWSMPEVAFDLLGEERCFIDMSSSMFWLGARRTKELCRLYGTDRVLFGSDFPMWDPVLEYNTFASIDFSDDELENMLWHNAERFLGEKIGC
- a CDS encoding flagellar protein FliS, whose translation is MSEQDGQSTQSLPVDSIEPNNLPHQPSGENIADGVARAQGFDASPDPAPAEQASVTGASDSHSTATNGVAEATKKTGKILGMSKHVFAGLVAVAVVAIAVTAGVVLTQQPSANDWYDSNAAQGQFEGKSKEEIKAALNEEVAKGMMNISIAAVITFPDGASEGEARIENIAANPVDQKVIITLADSGETVYESGALAPDQHIQTITLLRDLDPGEYAAVATFTGYDRETHKQTGQAAANIVLNVEG